The genomic region aattttgatttagttgTAAAGTTAATATTTTATTGATGTAAACAACACAGGTTTAAATCTAACCActtacaaaattaaaaaattttcatggacttaaataatagtatagattataaaaactaaaattatttaaaaatataaaactaaaaataaacaaaaaataaaaataaaaaaaactagtAAAAATTTCGGTTAACTTAGATTAACCATTCCAACTAACTAAAATTATTTCGATtggttaataatttttaaaaattttgatttgatattttaaattttcgaTTAACTAAATCGATTATTTTAATTTGAGGTGGAGAAATAGAGTACCTTGACAATTATGATGGCTATGACACCGGTCACAATGAGAAATAATAGTGCCATAATGCACTTATCAGTAGCAACCTGCATACAAAAAGTAAATACATTAGAAAATGCATTTTAATGGTAGAGACAGCTTAAATGAATGAAAAAAAGGAAGTGAATGTTTGAGAGATTGACCTGCCTACCAATTTCTTTGACTAATTTAGATGCTTTTTGGATCGAAAAATGGATAGAATCGAGATCATTAACTATCCTGCTCATTTCTTCAGTCTAAAAAATATGAAAGAGGTAATATATATTAGTAATCACTGTGGTAATACCAAAGAGTAAAACAATAAATTCAACCTGAGACCAAAAATGCCCATGAACTTTTTTTTGATGATTCTTAATGCTTTGAATTGAAGTTAATTTACCTGAGCCTTGAGAGTTGCACCAGTCTCTGTTCCAACATCAACAGTTTCTTGAACAACCTATCTTATAAACCGGGTCAAACAAAAATATAAGACTGAAAATGAATCAAacttaaatgaattaatttatatttatgtttgtttgtttattttaatattattcgtATTCGTTTATTTAGAATAATGTGttcatattcttttatttaagttaaatgaATATGTTTATAAACATTAATAAATGAACATATAACTTATTTTTAgatatgaaataataaaatatagatATTGATAATTatgttataaataaaaaatttacacaaacaataataatattattaattatataataaCTGAACAATGAATGAACTTTAAATAAACTTCAAATGATTTattaaatgagttttaaataaatttcttTGTGAACATAAATGTACTGAACAAGCTTTGTTCATGTTAGATTCGTTTAATAAATGAAttgtaaaattttgttcaaatatgTTTATTCAACTTGATAAACAAACAAATACCTAAAGGTTGATgaactaaaattaaattttctattcatTTCATGTTGGATTCGTTTAATAAATGAatcttaaaatattattaaaatttgtttattcaACTTGTTAAATGAACAAACATCTAAATGTTGATGAAGAATTATTAGAATTTTCTATCCATGTACAACTCTAATCCAAAGACAACCAATTATTTTGAAGTAGATGAAGTATATGTTAACAAAATCTTATGCACGGAAAGTACTGATACTAACCTTCTTAGCCCTGTTAATGGCTTGATCAGTCTCATCCATCATTTGGTATCCTTTATCCATTAGCTGCTGGTTTGTCATATCTGCAAAACATACAGGCCCTGTCTCATTAACAGTTTAAAATTGAAGTACTTACACATTATTTCCAGTCAACATTTCATCATCATCCCAAAAATCAATATCAAAGGGGTGAGAACGAATATGGAGAGTGCATCAACAGTAAAACAAAGATTATAAAACATGTTTTAGCAGTTAGATAAACTCTGATCAACACTCTTATAGTTATAAATATAGCATAGTGTACACTTCCATTAAGTAACATAAAAAGTACAATTATAAACAGGTTGACCGTTTTCTTTAAGGTGCAAAAAAATGTTGAACCAAATGATCAGAGTTTTTTTTATCAACCTTTTCATCCCTTGTGATATTGAGTGTGTTAGACAACTCATATTCTAGCTATAGCATAAAATTAGGTAAAAAAAACCTCTCCAGTCCCTCTCAATTTTGATATTGAGCAAATTGGCCCCTCTCAAAAAAATCAAAGCAATTTAATCCCTGTTAATTTCAAAAGTTAGCAATTAAGGACAATTAGTCTCAAGGTTAATGTTTTCCGTCAATTGTAaataattttgattggtataataacaaatttagctttcaAAGTTTAAACATTCTATCAATGTGGTcccaatttaacaaatttagcttgCAATATTTGTgtaaatgtgtaaatgttgaggctaaatttgttgaattttttagaaGCAATACCAAATTGAAAAAACATGTAACATTAAGCACTAAATTTGTTgttataccaatcaaaattatgtacaattgacAAAAGACATTAACACCATGATTAATTGTCCTTAGTTGTTTACTTTCAAAAttgatagggattaaattgctctGATTTTTAGAGAGACCAATTtgctcaatttcaaaattgagaGGGACTGGAGATGTTTTTTACCCTCAAAATTACTACAAACAATTACTGAGAATTGTTATGTCTACGCttcaaaagaaaaagcaaaagagaCTATTTTGTGCAAGTGAGTTCTGCATCTTCATAGATTGTTGACACCACAAGCAAACACTGATTAGGAAAGAACTACATCTACCTATATTACTATTTGAACAGAAAATTTCAACTTGTGCttcgaaataaaaaaaatacaaaaaatcagctgaaataataatattaaaagaagcTGATAGACTTACTGGAAGCTAGCATGTCATTATCTTCACTAAAGCCTTCATTAGGCCCATCAAAGAGATCAACTCGTTTATTACTCTCAAGGTTGCCTTGATATCTGTAACACAAGAACAACAACATCAAATAAAGTCAAGTAATATATCAAATACCAACAAAGTTATTATTTCATAATAAATGTCTTTTCTTTACAAATTACAGATtttcaatcaataaaatttagtTCAATGGCGCCTGATCATAAGGTTTGATCAGTAAAAGTATCATGGGCCCTTTTATTAGTAGTCGAATTGCATTTTGTTTTCTCTATTAAAAAAAATAGGCTaattagtccctatacatgtaaACTGatctttctgttaaaaatttcattaatttctattgttaaaaaataGTCTTTGTATGCTAAAATGAGGTACACGTGGCATACCACGTGTAACTATTTGGTTATTTTATCAGTAATGCCACTTTTTAACCTGTAGAAATTGATGAATTTTTTAACAGAAAGCACCAATTTGGGCTTAAATCTAACATACAATAACTAATTTGTCCCTTTTTATGTAAAGGGGTAAAATGCAATCTGATTCCTAGTGCAGAGACCTCCATAG from Gossypium arboreum isolate Shixiya-1 chromosome 1, ASM2569848v2, whole genome shotgun sequence harbors:
- the LOC108482658 gene encoding novel plant SNARE 11-like — translated: MDSLSAVSEELAEIDGQIADIFRALSNGFQKLDKIKDVNRQSRQLEELTGKMRECKRLIKEFDREVKAMERRTNANTHRMLSEKKQSMVKELNSYVALKKRYQGNLESNKRVDLFDGPNEGFSEDNDMLASNMTNQQLMDKGYQMMDETDQAINRAKKVVQETVDVGTETGATLKAQTEEMSRIVNDLDSIHFSIQKASKLVKEIGRQVATDKCIMALLFLIVTGVIAIIIVKFVNPNNKEIRDIPGLAPPAMNRRLLWTPH